The following is a genomic window from bacterium.
CGAGCACTCGAGAAACGCGATCCGCGAGACGGCCGGGAAGCGGAGGAGATCGGCGGTGGAGAATTTGAGGGGCCGCTCGACCATCCCGTGGATCAGGAGCTCGTGGTGTGCGGGGTCGATCGCGGGGATGCCGGCGTGATGGCGTTCGAAGTGGAGGTCCGAGGGCGTGATCGTGCCGTGGAGATCCTGGAGTGGCGTTCCGGAGATCGAACCGAACGCCGAGAGGCGCTCGAGCCTGGCGTGAGGAGAACGTCCGCCGAGGGAAGAGGGCGGTCGGCCCGGGATCTTCGTCGGGTCCGCGGTCGGCGAATCGTCGGCGCCCGCGCGACCGGTCAGCGCGAGGCCTCCTGCGCCCGCCAGCGCCGCCAGCACGCGCCGTCGCGTCGGATCCTTCGGCGTCCGCGGTTCGTCGCTCATCGGATCTCCTTCCCGCCGCGCCGGTCGTCCGGCACGAAGCGATCCCGTGCCGGCATCTCGATCTTCGGGAGCGCGTCGCGATCGAGCCGCGCCTCCGCGGGCCACAGATCGTTCAGATGGAGGAGGTAGGCGGTCAGCGCGTAGACCTCGTCGTCGGAGAGCGAGCCCGGCCGCTCGAGGGGCATCGCGCGTCGCGTGTAGTCGAAGACCGTCGTCGCATACGGCCAGTAGCTCCCGATCGAGCGCGGCGCGCGCGGGTCCTCGCCGAAGGGGAAGGCGTCGCCCTCGACCCGGCCCGTGAGGCGATCGAAGGGCGTGCCGCGTCCGTCCTCGCCGTGGCAGTGGCGACACTTCGCTTCGTAGAGCGCGCGGCCTTCGTCGGCGGTGCCGCCTCCGTCGGGCAGGCCCGTGCCGTCGGGGCGGACGTCGATGTCGAGGCGGGCGATGTCGGCGTGGGTCGCGGGGCGGCCGAGGTCGAAGCGAGTGGGTTGGGCAGGGGTCGCGGGGTCGTTCGCGTGGAGTCCGCTGCAGGCGAGCAGCAGGACGACGAGCGTCGAGGCGGTCAGGGGCGACACGATCCGAATCACGGTTCGACGCTAGCGCAGCGGCGTTTCCGCCTGATGCGGCGGGCTCTCTGCTAGCCTCGGGCTTCGGCGTTCGATCGACGCCGCGCGCCCCCGTAGCTCAGATGGATAGAGCGTCGGTTTCCTAAACCGTGCGTCGCAGGTTCGAGTCCTGCCGGGGGCGCCAGGAAATCCAACACCTTAGGAGGAGCTTCTCGATGTCCCAGCTGCCCGAGTTGGCGGATAGTCTGCGAAAGCTCGCGGAATCGGGAACAGACTATCGGCTCTCGCGAATGTTCCTCAATCTCATCTACGAGCGTGCTGTCGAGCTCGGGCTCGATCCGGCCGACTTCGAGATGGAGACCTACGTCCTTCACGGCGGCGGGGGGACAGAGATGCCGACCTTCCGACACCGGTGCACTCGGATGCGTCACGGGCCGACGGAAGGGTATTTCTCCTTCGGGCGCGGAATCGACGAGGAGGGGTGCTGGACCTACCCCTGTGAATGGTCGCCATCCCATCGTGAGCGGACCAACTTCGGTTCGCCGCCCGATCGCGAGACGCAGGTGCATTTCGCGACGGAGGATTGGCTTACCGCGATCAAGGTGGAGAAGGAGTCTCCGAATCTCTGGGAAGGGGTTCAGCTAGCGATCGAGGCCTCCGCAGGTTCCGAAGGTCCGAACGAGCTTCTTGGGGTGGACGCGCGAATTGCATTCGCCAAGGACCTTGATGCGATTCAAAGCGACTTCGAGGAACGGTTCGCCGAGTCTCAGAGTGCGATCGACGATCTCCGAAAGGAGATCGACTTCCTGAAGGGGTCGACCCAAAGGCTGGGCTGGATCGATCTGAAACGATCCGCTGTCGCATCAGCGGTAACTCTCGGGATGCAACACGGCCCGGCCTTCGCCAGCGAACTGCTGCAGCGCATCCTTGCGGCGATCGAGCGCGTTCCAGAGCTGCCCGCTGGGATCGTGCTCTGATCTTGCGGTCACGAAAGACGGCTTCGACCTGTCTGCGGCGCTAGCCGGTTTTCGCTCGACGACGTAGCCATGGCGGCCACACAGGCTCTCGGCTCGCCACGTCGGCCGGTCGCGCCGATCGCAGCGGCGTCGGAGATCGGCTGGGGAGGAGCATATGGGGAAGCAGAAGAGGCACGTCGGCCGATGCGTCTACTGCGGCCACAGCGGAATGGTCACGCGAGACCATGTCCCGCCGAGAGGACTCTTCCCATCCGCGCTGCGTGGGGATCTTCCGATCGTGGATTCCTGCCGGGCCTGCAATCAGAGCTACGCACACGACATCGAATACGTGCGTGACTGCCTAGCTCTCGATGAGGACGTCGGCTCGACACCCTACGGCGTGGCTCTGTTCGAGGTCGCCCGCCGCAACGCTCGCCGCGGGTTCGGGCCGGCTCGAGGGCTGATCCGGGATGCGGAGCGCGTTGAGGTGCTCTCCCCGGAAGGCGTCGTCCTCGGCGAGCGGTTTCAGGTCGGTATCGACCGAGGCCGAATCCTGCACGTTGTCCGCCGCACCGTTCAGGGGCTTTGGGCGCACCATATCGGGCAGGTGCTGCCCCCGGAGCTGACTGTGAACTGCTGGATGGCTGGTGAGGTCGCCGACGTGGTTCTTGGCGAAGAGGAGCCTTGGATGTCGCTCCGCGAAGAGATCACGAGCGCGCCGCTCATGAGCCTTGCTAAGGGGGCCTTTGGCTACAGATTCGTGGTTGTTCCCGACCACAGTGAGGCATCGATCTGGTTCCTGCACTTCTACAGCGCGAAGACGTTCATCGGGATCACGCTCAACGAAGAAGTCGCGGAGGCGCGACGGCGGGAGCAGCGCGAGACTAGCTAGTGAGAGCAGCTTCCAGCGCCGCTGAAGCTTCTTCCTGCTGGCCGGGAAGCACGTGGGCGTACCGGTCGAGGGTAAAGGCGACTGTTGAGTGCCCGAGTCGCTCTGAGACGATCTTCGGGTTGACGCCCGATTCCAGCAGCAGCGTCGCGCACGTGTGGCGGCAGTCGTACCAGCGGAATCGCTTCTTCAGGTCCTCGGGAAGCTCGGCGGCCTTCAGAATCGGTTTCAGGACCCGACGCGAGAGGTTCGAGTTCCGGATCGGCTCGCCGAGCTCGCCCGCGAACACGAAGCCGTGGTCGTTGTAGGCCCGCTTCAGCTTCAGGCGCCACGCGAGCTGCGCCCGGCGCCAGCCGCGCAGATCTGCGGCGATCGAAGCGGGTAGGGGGATCCTGCGGCGGCTGAGCCGCGTCTTCGGCTCGCCAAGCTTCCATATCTTCCCACGCTTCCCGGTCCGCTTGTCGGGCTTCCCGTCGATCCAGGCCAGCGACCGCTCAACGCAGACGACGCCGGCTTCGAGGTCGCAGTCGTCCCAGCGAAGCCCCTGGACCTCGCCGGGACGCATGCCGGTCGCCATGGAAAAGACGAACACGAAGCCGCGGGGGACCGACTTGGCGGCCTCGCGGAATGCTCGCGCCTGCGCTGCTGAGAGGGCCAGCATCTCGGTTCGAGACTCCCGGGGCGCCTGGACCCCGTCGACCGGACTCGTCGCGATGTATCCCCACCTGACCGCCTGTCGGAGGGCCGCTCGCAGGACGGCGTGAGTGCGCCGGGCACCGTGCGCGCTCGGAAGTCCCTTCAGAAGCTGTTGGACGTCGATCGGCGTGACCTGGTTGAGCGGGCGCGCGCCGAGCGTCGCGCGAACCGGCTCGAGGAAACGCTGGTAGTCCTGGAGGGTCCGGGGCCTAACCCTGTCCTCGACCGCGTCCGAGATCCATCGATCGAGGTACTCGCTGAGCGGCAGCCGCGACGGCGTATGCAGCTCGCCAAGGTCGCGCTGCGTCAGCAGCTGCCGGAGAGCCTTCTCGGCGACCGCCTTCGTCCCATGAACTGTCTTCGACTCGTAGATCCGCTTTCCGGTGTCAGGATGGGTTCCGAGGTAGATCGTCACGAGCCACTTCTGGTCGCCGCGGCGCCGGATCTGACCGGAACGACGGCTCAAGCGGAAACCTCGCCCCGCGCGTCCGCCATCGCCTCGAGTGACTCCACGGCCGCGAACTGAAAGTCTCGGATGACGTCTTCGGAGACCATCTCGAAGTCGCCTCGCGCGACGTGTTCGCACAGAATCCACATCACGCGAGCGTGGTCGCGATGGCGCTCCTCCGTGGAGGTGCTGTAGCGGATGCGGACTCGCTGCCCATGGCACGCATCGAACGCAGCGGCCTGGAGCGCCTCGACGTCGTCGAGCAGGTAGTCGGCCTCGTCGTGATTGATGTCTGCCGCCCGGACGCGCACAGCGAGGGCCAGCCGTGACGTCGCAAACGAGATGAGATCGGCAGCAGTCGCCGCGCCGGGTTCCTCGTGGTCAGACGGCACTCCGAAATGGAGCTCGAGCTCGTGAAGACTGTCGTCTGCACAGCGATGATCCGCCGTCATGTCGTCGACGAGCATCCAGTCGAGCTCGTCGATGATCTCGGAGGCGATTCTGCAGTCCGGACGGTTCTCGAGGCTCGCGAGACCGTGTGCGCGGTTTGCGATCTGCGCCCGGAGTAGTGCGACAGACTGCGGGTCCCCGGCCACGATGAACTCGACCGTGCCGCCGTCGGCGGTGATTCCCGCAGCCGAGCGAAGTGCGTCGGCGTCGGCCAGGAGGGCGCGGACCTGGTCGCACAGCCAGTCATCCTCCGCGAGGAACGCGCGAGCGAGCGCCATGCGTCTTCGAGCTCGGGCCTCGAGCCACTCAACCGGCGACGACCGGTCGATCGTGTCGCGTTCTTCCACGCCGAGCTCGAGCTTGATCACATGGCAGTCCGTTCGCATGGATTCCCCTTCCTAGCGCCGCATCCTCCGCAGGTGCCGTCGCAACAGGTCCGCGACGTAGGCCGCGGGAGCCGTGTCGCCCGCGAGATCTGCGAGCTCTCTCGCCTCTGATTCCGTCAGCGAGATCATGATGCGCCGGTCGCGGCGCTGGTCAGAGGGGATGGGCTTGCGGCCCGCCCCCGGTCGTTTTCCACCCTTGGGAGACAATACGAACTCCTATGAATTCCTGCAACTTTCATTCATAAAGGACGAGCGCGTGTTGCTTTGGCGCGGGCCTCGCTTTGGTGTCGTGCTCCTCGCGCCACCGGCGGCAACTTCGCGGAGCCGGCGCGCGGCGCGGCGGTAGACTGCGACGCGAGCCGACTCGAACGTCCGAGCCTCGAGCAGAGGCTACGGAGCGATACCGTCGATCACCACCATGTGGCTGGGCCGAGCGATGATCATGTCTGCGCGGAGGTAGGCGCGGATCAGGACGCTCAGCGTCGAGAATCCCAGCCCCGACGCGGCGTCGGTTGCCTCGCGCGAGATCTCGATCGTGAGGCGGGTGCGCATCCCGACGAGGACCTCGTTGAAGACACCCACGTACGCCTCTGACGCGGCCGTCTCCGTGCCGTGCGTCAGATCGATCGGCACCTGGCCCGACGAGAAGCGCCGCATCTGCTGCCAGCTCTCCGGGCCAGCATTCGATAGGTAGCGTCCATTCCCATCCTTCTGGCGATCGATCTGCCCCCACGTTCGCGGAGCGTAGATTGCCGAGATCTGCCCTCGGCCGTTCGCCGATCGGACCATCTCTGCGGCTTGGCTGAAGTCGTCGAGATCGATCGCTGCGCCGTTCGTGCCGAGGTCGAGGATCTGGACCCCGGTCGTTCCCCGGATCCCCAGCATCTCGGCGCCCGAGCCCGAGCCGCGAAGGAGTCCGAGGTCTAGCGCGAGCCCGAGAGACTCGGACAGCGAACGCTGCACGACGTCGCCAGCGTTCGGCGAGTCCTCGATCAGCTCGACACTCATCGGCGTCATAGCCACGAGCGTCTTGGCCGTCAGTGTCTTCGGCCCGAACGCGACGTCCGAGGCGGTGATCGGTGCGTTCTCCGCGTGCCACTCGGACGTCGCGTCCGCCGTGACAGCGGCGAGCTTGAGCGTCGACGATTCCATCGGAAGGGTTCGCGCTCCGGCTCGAAGGACCTGGCTCTCGTTTCGCGAGAGATCGATCACGGCATTGGACAGGGGCTCCGGCACGAGGTGACCGCCAGCTGCGTCGACGCTGACCGTCATGGCGCGCTCCTCGGCCTCGGCGCCATGCCAGTTCCCCGTGACGAGACCTCGCAGATAGCGACCGAAATCGAGATCCGACGGCCGGATACCGTCCGGCAGGTTCGGTTCGCAAACGTCCGAGAGCCGCTCCGACGGCGCCAGGCTCCGGACTTGGTTGCCGTTCATGTCGCGGTACACGACGCCGCCACGGTCCTCGAGCTCGTTTGACCGAGGGGTTCGGTCGAGCGCGCCGAGGAGGCTATCTCGAGTGGCTGACTCGAGGCGCTCGATCGTCGTCATCATCCCCTCGGCGGCCTGTGTCACGTGTTCGTAGCGCTGCTCTTCGTCGGCTGAGAGCTTTCGCTGTTCACTCTCCGCTCGGTCGAGGATCTCGCGAGCGGACTCGATCAGCTCCATTCGTTCCGCCCTGAGGCGCTTGGCTTCCTGTGCGATCTGAACCATGGACATGGTTTGCCCTTTCGAGCAACGCCGGGCGCGACACGGAGCTACAGAGCACCGCAATCCATCGCCAAGCGTCGCTTGCGTTGAGGATTCGATCTCCGGAGTTCCGCGCTGGGGATACTCGTTCGAGCGAAGTCGTTTTCTATCTGTTGGGGTTCGATCGGCGACGGAGTCGTCGGCGTTCCGCGCTGGGGATACGCGTCTCGATCGTGATTCCAACGTACTGCAGGATCGCGGGGAATCAACTTGCGAACCTCTCGATTCCGACCGCGGCGATTTCAAGCTGCAGCAGCTTGCAGAGATAGATCGCCCAGACGTTCCCGGGCGTTTCGATGAGCGAAGCCTCCGCACGCTCGACTGCGAAATAGATCGCCTTCATGTCTCGCTCGGAAGCGCCCTCGAGGTCGAGTTCAAAGCTCGTGATCGACCGGTCCCGACGCTCGAGCACGTCGACGAGCGCTGAGCAGAGATCTCCGTCGGACGGGTAGTCGGTCAGCGAGCTGATGAGGGCCGAGATGCCGGCTCGTTCTACTCGCGCGAGATCGACGTCAATTCGCATAGCCGAGCTCCCCGCGCTCGACGTGCTCGAAGATCGCCCAGTGGGTGTGGATCTCGAGCAGGTGCACGAAGAGCAGCGCGAACTGCGCCGTTCCGTACCTCCCTCGGATCTCCTGGCGCGCGAGCTGCAGCACTTCGAGCGTCGCCCGCAAGGCGTCGGTTTCGACGACGTCGAGCGAAAGATCCACCCCGAACGGGTCCACGAGACCGTCTGTAGGGCCGCTCTCGAGACCGCCCATCACGCGGAGCTGCCTTTCGAGCTCGCGAACCGGCAGAGTTGACGGAGTCAGCCGCGCCAGTGTCTCCAGGAGCAGCGCCGTCGGTGCGCGCTCCAGTTTTCGCATCGAGAAGATGATCGTCATCGCGTGTTTCTCCCGTGTGTCGCTTCGACTTTTGAACCCGTCCCCATCTCTCCGTCCCCACCCCCCGCGGTATCGGTCCCCTCAGGCTGTAGAGATTTGACCGCCCCTCCCGGTGGCGGCGGATGTCCGATCAGCGCGCGCGTCGATTCGCGGGGGACCGAAGTCGGAGACACGCACTCGCCGCGAGGCGAGGCGCGGGCCGCGCGGCATGGAGCGCACAGCGGCGTGAGGCTCGCGATCACCTCGCTCAGATCGACCGCATCGCCGCCAGCGAACTCGACGTGCGTCGCTGGCTTCTGGCGGCACTCTCGACACATGGGGTCGAAGGCGAGGAGGGCGCGCCTGGCGGTGCGCCAGTGAGTACCGGATCTGATGGGGCCGGCGGGGGGGCGGTTCGACGCCGGTCGTATGGGGGGAGGGGGAGGGTCCGGCTGGCATGTGCGGTGGCCCGCTACCGCCCCCTGGCACGGTTGTCCCTCATCCAACATTTCCAGGGGGTTACGGTATAAGCGTGTGGCACGGTTGGACTGGTTGGGAGGGCCGGCGAGAGGCGAGCGTGCCAACCGTGCCAGCTGGGCCACGCGCGTCATGACGCCCCCTTCCGTTGGTACTGCCATCGCCCGTCGCTGCGCTTCTTGCTCTCGACGCCAGCCGCGTCCTTCGCGCGCTTCACCGTTCGCATCGAATGCCCCGCGGCTTCGGCGGCTGCCTCGACGTCAGCTGACAACACCGGGCCTTCCGCGACTAGATGGCGCAACCACTCCGTTGCGCTCTCGCGCGCGGGCGCCGGCACCGGCCGATTGACGCTGCCGATGATCTCGTCCGCGTCCCATGAGACGCGCCCGAGCCAATCGACTCGTGAGGTATCACCCGCCGGCCCCTCGACAGATGCGATTCGGTAGCCGAGCGACTGGGTCTGCATGGGCGGCGCGAGATTCGACTTCGTGACTGCGAGGACTCGGCGATCGCCATCGTCGGGGTCGGTGCCGGCGACGAGGCCAGAGCGCGCAGTCCCGATGATCGCGATCGAATCCGTCCCGCGATAGAGCGCCCGGCCGTTCTTCACGTCCTTGTTGAGGTGCCGCACGAGAACGACCGCGCAGCCCGTGTCGGAGGCCGCTCGCTTGATCCGGCTCATAGCCTGCGCCGTCGACTGTGTGTTCTTGGTCCTGGTCGAGGTGCCGGCGAACGTCGCGAACGGGTCGACGATCAACAGCTGCGCGCGCAGGTAGGCGATCGTCGCGATGAGCTCGTCCGTCGCGTCCACGACTGAGGGCAGTCCATCGTCCATGTCGATGACGTGAACGCGCTCGAGGTCTGCGCCGGCCGCTTCGACTCGCGGGCGAATCGTGTCGTCGGGGTCATCCTCTGCGGTCATGATGATGACGTCGCCCTGCGAGCCCTGGGAGCCGTCAGGCATCGAAGCACCGCTCGACACTCGGGCGGCGAGGTCTGCAAGGATGGTCGACTTTCCGACCCCAGGGTCGCCGTCGAACGTCGTGATCTTCCCGAGCGGGATGCGGCCTGGCCAAAGCCACTGGACGGCCCTCGGCGTCACGTCGGCGAGGCGCGTGGTCGAGAGCGGCGGCGCGACGAGCACTGCTGGTGACGCCGAAGGCGTCGTTCCGCAGAGGTCGTGGATCGCCCCGACCCGATCGTCGAGCGAGTCGCTCAGCGCGAGCGTTTCGAGAGGTGATCGGGTCGCCGACTCCACGCGCGACCGATCTCAGCCAACCGTCGATCGAGACTGGCTGTGCGTCGGATCGGCCGTCGGGCCACCCTCTCGAATCCACTTCTCGAGCTCGGACTCGGAGAAGCGAACGGTTCGCCCGAAGCGCACCGACGGGATCTGCCCGAGGCGTGCGAGCTCATAGACGCGCCAGGTGCTCGATCCGAGTAGCTCGGCGACCTCGTTGGCCCTGAGTAGCTTTTCCATCGCTGGTGTCCTCCTCGCTAGCTGCGACGAGGGCACTATGCGTGAGAGCGACGGCGATCACCCGGGCAGACAACGTGCGGGGATACATGCCTGCCCGAACGAGCGCAGGCGACGCAGACCCTAGGTACCGGAGGTCCGCGCGGGAAGGCTGAAGAAGCCGGGCTCCCCCGCCTTAGGTCGGTGCACCTTGAGGTAGGCGATGCAGGCGTCGGTGCTTGCGAACCCGAACTCCCGTGTCGTCGATTCGATCGCTTCACGCGGCGTCAAGCGTCGGCGCCGGCGGTCGGTCAGCCGCTGGAGCTCACCCATCTGACTCAGGTAGAACTCGATTACTGCGCAGGAGTCCTTCGGTGGACGGCCACCCGCGACATCGCCCCTGGCGACTCCGGCGATTCGCGCCGCCTCCGCGGTCGTTGGTGCCTGGCGCGCACGGCGGAAGGCCTCATCCCGCCGCTCCACGGCCTCGCCGCGCGGCAACCAATGTGCCGCGAGGGCGAGTGCTTCTGCAAGCGCCTCGAGGTCTCGATGCTCGACGGTCAGCGCGCGCAGCTCGTCCGCAGCCGCGTCGGGATCTTCGAAGGTGAGGTCGTTGAGGAGCTCGTCGACGCGCGTTCGCAGCCTCTCGATCTGCTCGGTTCGGGCCTCTTCGGAGCCCGGTCTCGAGCTGGGCGGGTCCAGCGAGAGCGGTGCCGAGCGCCGGTCGGCATCGCCTGAGTCAGTCTGCGAGTCGTCTGCGAACTCCGCCATCCGGACCCAACGATACCCAAACTGGCCCAGTCGGCGGATCAGGAAATCCGAACAAGTTCAACGGCTACCCATCGCGCCCAATCTGCGCTCATGGCTTGGACCGGATTCCTAAACCGTGCGTCGCAGGTTCGAGTCCTGCCGGGGGCGCCAGCCCGAGTTGATCCGCGATCACCTCGGGCTGCACGTTTGCCGCGGAGGCAGACGTGCGGGTTGGGTGCACGAGCGGATCCTCGGGCGCCCAGGCAACGACGGGTCTGCTTGGCAGCGATCAACGCTCGGGGCTGTGAATCGTCACAAGCCGCCCCCGCGAGCCCCGCGTCGGCCCGACGAGGCCATTAGCTTCCATCTCGCGTAAGATCCTCGAAGCTCTGTTGTTGCCGATTCCGAGCTCGCGTTGAAGTGCTCCGTTGGTAATCGTCTCCCGGCGTGAAGCGAACTCGACGGCGCGGACGTAGTCTTCGTCAGTGTGTTCCTCGTCCGGGCCGAGCGCGACCTCTAGCGTCGGGCGGACTCTCAAGAGATCGACCAGCGACCGCGCTTGCGCCGAGGTGACGAGCGGCGTGAGTACGCGTTGGAGAGATGCCGCACCCGGCTTCCGAAGCAAGAGGTCGCCGAACGGGAGTAGTTCCTCTGCGCCGTTCTGGTCCAGGACTGTTCTGGAGTCTTTTCTCGACGCCACGTGAAAACACGCTCTGGCTGGAAAGCTCGAACGGATTGCGTCGGTCAGAACTGTCGTGCGTGTCGACTGAGTGAAAAGAAGTAGATGGATGCCGACCTCTCTCCCCATCTGTGCGATCTGCGGCAACAGCTCCTCCGCAGTGCGCTTGGACTTCGCGACGATCGGAGTCAGCTCAGAGATCACTACGACCAAGAACGGCATCGGGTCGCCCTTTACGCTGTGAGCGGCCGCACCACGAGATGCTCGGCTGGATCTGAGTGCGCGGTTGAACTCGCCCAGCCCTCCGACGCCAGCGTCCCTCAGCCTGGACTGCCGTTCTTCTATCTCGGAGACAACCCACCCCAGGGCACCGAGAGCCTCCTCTGGATGTCGAACGACGTCTCCAACAACGTGGGGCGCCTCTTGATAGACGCCGAGGTCCAATCCGAGCGGGTCGAGAAGGACGAGCCCAAGCTCGTCAGGCGCACATCGGCAAAGCAATGTGCAGAGGACTGCGTGGAGGAGGGTCGATTTGCCCGTGCCCGTCGCCCCGGCAACCAAGAGGCCGGGCAGCTCGGCGAGGTCAAGGCTCTGAGTGACTCCAATGGTGTCCTGTCCAATCGCAATGCTGAGCTTGGATTCCACGTTTGCGAACGACTTCGATTCCAGGATTTCTCGGAGATGAATATCTTCGCGCTCGTCGTTCGGAAGGCGGATGCCCACAACTGCCTTGCCTGGTAGTGGCGCGAGGATTTCGATGGCCGGCGCTCGAAGAGCGAGAGCAAGATCGCTTCGGTAAGTTGCGACCTTGTTGACCTTGACGCCTGCGGCGGGCTCATACTCATACATGGTGAAGACCGAGCTCGGGTGGACTCGGACGACACGGCCGGCGATAGCGAAGTCCGCAAGCTTCTTTTCGATGATCTTGGAGTTCATCAGGAGCGAGTCTCGGTCGTAGGATCGTTCCGGATGCGGGTCGGCGAAGATGGAAAGTGAGTCATTCACGCCCGGTGCAAGTGCGATGTCTGCCGCTCCGGAGTCTCGGTTACTACGTAGTCGCTCAGCTTCTCTGCCCAGCCAGGCATCGCGAGCCGCGGCGAAGGCGCTTTGGGCGCGGAGCAGTAGGGGTTTGCGAACTGGCGATTGGGTCGAGTCCGCACGTTTGGCGCTGGATGTCTCGAGGTTCCATGGCGACGGCGGGACGTCGCTTGCCTGTGAGGTGTGTGCAGGCCCCATTGACCCGAGTTCCTCGAGCCGGCGGAGCAGTTGGTCCGCGTCCGTCCCGAAGCTCACGTGCCTCAGCTCGGCGCATTGGATCGACGACATCGGCCAGAGCGAACTGGGCAGGTCGGAGCGCCTCGGCATCTGGGTACCTCCCACGAGAACGGGAAGGACTGTGATGTTCGACTCCAAGCCGCGCTCGATCTCGATGCGGACGTAGTCGGTGGCGTCGTCAATGCGCCGGTGGGGAGAGTCGCGAGACCGACCTTCCCAGCGTGGCCCGATAACGACGAGCATCAGTTCAGATTGAGCGACCGCCTGTTCGACGACGTCAAGAAAGTCGACGCCTGGGGGGATCGTCGCGTCCACATCCATGAAGACTCGCTCGGCGTCTCCTAGATAGTCGACCAGTCGATCGTAGAGACGGCCGGCGTGCCCGGCGTCCTCGCGGCGATAGCTGATGAATATCTTGGAGATCATCGCACTCGGTATCAGGTTGTCGTGCAGGGCGGGGGCACCGAAGAGGCCGTAGCGAAACTAGCGCTACTACCCAACCGCGACGAGTCCACTGGATTTGGACTGATCGGTCGAATCTTGCCGATGCGCTTGGGTAAGCAGGTCGAGTCGGGGGGGGAATAGATTCGCGAGTCGCCAAGACCACGCTTCCGATCATCGCTTTCGGATGGGGTCAGCAATTGAGTCCGGCGCGAATGGAGTGCCGAAGGTGGTGGGGAGGTGGTCGTCTTGGATCATTCCGCCCAACGTTCCAAACGACGAGCGTCGGGGGACGAGCGACCTGCCGACCACGATCATGATTCGAAGGTCTTTCGGGCGGTATGCGAAGGCCGTGTTCGAGCCGATCGTGAACTCGTGCGGGCCGGCGGTCGGACGCCAGGTCGGCTTCGGATGTCTCTCCGATCCCCAAGGAGGAATCGAAGAGCATCTGGAGAAGCCAAGGCTACGCACGCCCGACACAGGCGCTGGAACTCGACGAGGTCGACCGTCCGAAGTCGTTCGCGGGACAGGTGCTGATCCGCGTTCGGGCGATGATGATCAATGCGAACGACATCGACGGCTGTTGAGGATGCCGAGCATCTTGGTGTGCCCAGAAGCGGTGGGGAAATCATGGATTCGAGACCTACGGTGTCCTCCGCTGTGAGTCGGAGCGATCGCGGGTACGCGGGATCGCGGGAAGCAATCGTTGGGATCGTTCGGGTGCCTATTCAAGGCCCACTGCGACCAGGCCCTGCCCCACATGGCATGGTCAGTGCGCCAAGCAGCGCCCGAGGACTCCCCACACTCCGATCCCTTGGCTTCCTAGGTGGTGCATCGGAGGTTCGAGTCGTGTCGGGGGCGCT
Proteins encoded in this region:
- a CDS encoding cytochrome c; protein product: MIRIVSPLTASTLVVLLLACSGLHANDPATPAQPTRFDLGRPATHADIARLDIDVRPDGTGLPDGGGTADEGRALYEAKCRHCHGEDGRGTPFDRLTGRVEGDAFPFGEDPRAPRSIGSYWPYATTVFDYTRRAMPLERPGSLSDDEVYALTAYLLHLNDLWPAEARLDRDALPKIEMPARDRFVPDDRRGGKEIR
- a CDS encoding HNH endonuclease, with product MGKQKRHVGRCVYCGHSGMVTRDHVPPRGLFPSALRGDLPIVDSCRACNQSYAHDIEYVRDCLALDEDVGSTPYGVALFEVARRNARRGFGPARGLIRDAERVEVLSPEGVVLGERFQVGIDRGRILHVVRRTVQGLWAHHIGQVLPPELTVNCWMAGEVADVVLGEEEPWMSLREEITSAPLMSLAKGAFGYRFVVVPDHSEASIWFLHFYSAKTFIGITLNEEVAEARRREQRETS
- a CDS encoding site-specific integrase yields the protein MSRRSGQIRRRGDQKWLVTIYLGTHPDTGKRIYESKTVHGTKAVAEKALRQLLTQRDLGELHTPSRLPLSEYLDRWISDAVEDRVRPRTLQDYQRFLEPVRATLGARPLNQVTPIDVQQLLKGLPSAHGARRTHAVLRAALRQAVRWGYIATSPVDGVQAPRESRTEMLALSAAQARAFREAAKSVPRGFVFVFSMATGMRPGEVQGLRWDDCDLEAGVVCVERSLAWIDGKPDKRTGKRGKIWKLGEPKTRLSRRRIPLPASIAADLRGWRRAQLAWRLKLKRAYNDHGFVFAGELGEPIRNSNLSRRVLKPILKAAELPEDLKKRFRWYDCRHTCATLLLESGVNPKIVSERLGHSTVAFTLDRYAHVLPGQQEEASAALEAALTS
- a CDS encoding phage major capsid protein, which gives rise to MSMVQIAQEAKRLRAERMELIESAREILDRAESEQRKLSADEEQRYEHVTQAAEGMMTTIERLESATRDSLLGALDRTPRSNELEDRGGVVYRDMNGNQVRSLAPSERLSDVCEPNLPDGIRPSDLDFGRYLRGLVTGNWHGAEAEERAMTVSVDAAGGHLVPEPLSNAVIDLSRNESQVLRAGARTLPMESSTLKLAAVTADATSEWHAENAPITASDVAFGPKTLTAKTLVAMTPMSVELIEDSPNAGDVVQRSLSESLGLALDLGLLRGSGSGAEMLGIRGTTGVQILDLGTNGAAIDLDDFSQAAEMVRSANGRGQISAIYAPRTWGQIDRQKDGNGRYLSNAGPESWQQMRRFSSGQVPIDLTHGTETAASEAYVGVFNEVLVGMRTRLTIEISREATDAASGLGFSTLSVLIRAYLRADMIIARPSHMVVIDGIAP
- a CDS encoding AAA family ATPase, whose protein sequence is MLVAPPLSTTRLADVTPRAVQWLWPGRIPLGKITTFDGDPGVGKSTILADLAARVSSGASMPDGSQGSQGDVIIMTAEDDPDDTIRPRVEAAGADLERVHVIDMDDGLPSVVDATDELIATIAYLRAQLLIVDPFATFAGTSTRTKNTQSTAQAMSRIKRAASDTGCAVVLVRHLNKDVKNGRALYRGTDSIAIIGTARSGLVAGTDPDDGDRRVLAVTKSNLAPPMQTQSLGYRIASVEGPAGDTSRVDWLGRVSWDADEIIGSVNRPVPAPARESATEWLRHLVAEGPVLSADVEAAAEAAGHSMRTVKRAKDAAGVESKKRSDGRWQYQRKGAS
- a CDS encoding helix-turn-helix domain-containing protein, which produces MEKLLRANEVAELLGSSTWRVYELARLGQIPSVRFGRTVRFSESELEKWIREGGPTADPTHSQSRSTVG
- a CDS encoding FtsK/SpoIIIE domain-containing protein, translating into MISKIFISYRREDAGHAGRLYDRLVDYLGDAERVFMDVDATIPPGVDFLDVVEQAVAQSELMLVVIGPRWEGRSRDSPHRRIDDATDYVRIEIERGLESNITVLPVLVGGTQMPRRSDLPSSLWPMSSIQCAELRHVSFGTDADQLLRRLEELGSMGPAHTSQASDVPPSPWNLETSSAKRADSTQSPVRKPLLLRAQSAFAAARDAWLGREAERLRSNRDSGAADIALAPGVNDSLSIFADPHPERSYDRDSLLMNSKIIEKKLADFAIAGRVVRVHPSSVFTMYEYEPAAGVKVNKVATYRSDLALALRAPAIEILAPLPGKAVVGIRLPNDEREDIHLREILESKSFANVESKLSIAIGQDTIGVTQSLDLAELPGLLVAGATGTGKSTLLHAVLCTLLCRCAPDELGLVLLDPLGLDLGVYQEAPHVVGDVVRHPEEALGALGWVVSEIEERQSRLRDAGVGGLGEFNRALRSSRASRGAAAHSVKGDPMPFLVVVISELTPIVAKSKRTAEELLPQIAQMGREVGIHLLLFTQSTRTTVLTDAIRSSFPARACFHVASRKDSRTVLDQNGAEELLPFGDLLLRKPGAASLQRVLTPLVTSAQARSLVDLLRVRPTLEVALGPDEEHTDEDYVRAVEFASRRETITNGALQRELGIGNNRASRILREMEANGLVGPTRGSRGRLVTIHSPER